One Rhodoferax sp. GW822-FHT02A01 genomic window, TTTCCATTGGCCCTGCCCGGTGATTCCGTTTGCCGTGAATGTGGTGCAGTACCCCGTTCCCAGCGGCCAGCGCTGCTTCAACCTGGGCCAGGCCATCCGCAAGGCGGTGGAGAGCTATGACGAAGACCTGAACGTGCACATCTGGGGCACGGGCGGCATGAGCCACCAACTGCAAGGTCCACGCGCCGGCCTGATCAACAAGGAATTCGACAACGCCTTTCTGGACAAGCTGATTGCCGACCCCCGTGCCGCCGCCGCCATTCCACATATCGACTATGTGCGCGAAGCCGGCAGCGAAGGCATCGAGCTGGTGATGTGGCTGATTGCCCGCGGTGCCATGGATGATGTGGCCGGACGCGCCGATGGCGTGAACCTCAAGCACCGCTTCTTCCATGTGCCGGCGTCCAACACGGCCGTGGGCCATCTGATTCTGGAGAACAAATAATGACTATCAAAGTAGCACTCGCAGGCGCAGGCGCCTTCGGTATCAAGCACCTGGACGGCATCAAGAACATTGATGGCGTGGAAGTGATTTCCCTCATCAGCCGCGACCTGGAAAAAACCCGCGAAGTGGCCGGCAAATACGGCATTGGCCACGTGACCACCGAGCTGGCCGATAGCCTGGC contains:
- a CDS encoding class III extradiol dioxygenase subunit beta, yielding MARITASVYTSHVPAIGAALDLGKDKEPYWAPLFKGYEYSKQWMKDNKPDVIFLVYNDHATAFSLDMIPTFAIGTADKFEPADEGYGARPVPTVIGHPELASHIAQSVIQQDFDLTIVNKMDVDHGLTVPLSLMCGNPPKEDFHWPCPVIPFAVNVVQYPVPSGQRCFNLGQAIRKAVESYDEDLNVHIWGTGGMSHQLQGPRAGLINKEFDNAFLDKLIADPRAAAAIPHIDYVREAGSEGIELVMWLIARGAMDDVAGRADGVNLKHRFFHVPASNTAVGHLILENK